In Treponema primitia ZAS-2, a genomic segment contains:
- a CDS encoding S24 family peptidase, with translation MDNEGKRYDFIRGKVGLSKKDFAKSLGLSMSMGSQISSGLLKPSRSLLDRLAEVYNVNLHWFLTGNGPSGLDPDTVEIELLDQEAAAGHGRAVEEYPQKRVFQIPRNLIGSHPPDLLMAVYVAGDSMIEAHICDGDIAIFYPGITEGNGIFVVSIGNSLVVKRVDRDIASQTIVLYSANPTYEPRRFTGEELAGISIAGRVVACYHKV, from the coding sequence ATGGATAACGAAGGGAAACGGTACGATTTTATCCGGGGAAAAGTAGGACTTTCCAAAAAAGACTTTGCCAAAAGCCTGGGGCTTTCAATGTCGATGGGTTCTCAAATTTCCTCCGGCCTTCTCAAACCTTCCCGCAGCCTCCTTGACCGCCTCGCCGAAGTTTACAACGTCAATCTGCACTGGTTTCTTACCGGAAACGGCCCCTCCGGCCTCGACCCGGACACTGTAGAGATAGAACTACTGGATCAAGAAGCCGCCGCCGGGCACGGAAGGGCGGTAGAGGAATACCCCCAAAAGCGGGTTTTCCAGATACCCCGCAACCTCATAGGCTCCCACCCCCCGGATCTCCTTATGGCAGTCTATGTGGCCGGGGACAGTATGATAGAAGCCCACATCTGCGATGGGGACATAGCCATTTTCTACCCCGGCATCACCGAGGGGAACGGTATTTTTGTAGTCTCCATAGGGAATTCTCTGGTGGTAAAGCGGGTAGACCGGGATATTGCAAGCCAAACCATAGTATTATACAGCGCAAACCCCACCTACGAACCCCGCCGCTTCACTGGCGAGGAGTTAGCCGGCATCAGTATAGCCGGGCGGGTAGTGGCGTGCTATCATAAGGTGTAG
- a CDS encoding J domain-containing protein encodes MSNSFSDRIKNFILFSKATNDNEKIKKKYFELVKIFHPDLNNEIDKEISNENMIVLNYVYEQLIKNKVNGKYCLTNEYGIKEYISDKALYIYKLGFIEFRKAITIMLENPGNKEGTSYEIIGHLYKSYKYFKEVIKLDKNGNWGRASIVQLHHAYSMNEHITRGLTGSDEKGLVEI; translated from the coding sequence ATGAGCAATTCATTTTCCGATAGAATCAAGAATTTCATTTTATTCTCTAAAGCCACAAATGATAATGAAAAAATTAAGAAAAAATATTTTGAATTGGTTAAAATATTTCATCCTGATCTGAATAATGAAATAGATAAAGAAATATCAAATGAAAATATGATCGTACTAAATTATGTATATGAACAGTTGATAAAGAATAAAGTTAACGGGAAATATTGTTTAACAAATGAATATGGAATTAAAGAATACATTTCAGATAAAGCATTATATATTTACAAATTGGGTTTTATTGAATTTCGTAAAGCAATAACAATAATGTTAGAAAATCCGGGAAATAAGGAGGGAACGAGCTATGAAATAATAGGACATTTATATAAATCATATAAGTATTTCAAGGAAGTAATAAAACTGGATAAAAATGGAAATTGGGGAAGAGCGTCAATAGTACAGTTGCATCATGCATATTCCATGAATGAACATATCACAAGAGGATTAACGGGGAGTGATGAAAAAGGATTGGTTGAAATATAA
- a CDS encoding CopG family antitoxin: MRKEYDFSKAKPNPYIKKLRKQISIRLDVDTIAYFKKQAEETGITYQNLINLYLSDCAVHAKKMNIAWK; this comes from the coding sequence ATGAGAAAAGAATATGATTTTTCAAAGGCTAAACCAAATCCTTATATAAAAAAATTAAGAAAACAAATTTCCATACGGCTTGATGTTGATACAATAGCATATTTCAAAAAACAGGCCGAAGAAACAGGAATCACATACCAAAATTTGATAAACCTATATTTAAGCGATTGTGCCGTTCATGCCAAAAAAATGAATATTGCATGGAAATAG
- a CDS encoding BrnT family toxin, protein MDITWDPKKEKLNISKHKITFEAAKTVFYDPNARIIYDPDHSIKEDRFII, encoded by the coding sequence ATGGATATAACTTGGGATCCAAAAAAAGAAAAACTAAACATTTCAAAGCATAAAATCACATTTGAAGCGGCAAAAACCGTATTTTACGATCCCAATGCCAGGATAATATATGATCCAGACCATTCCATTAAGGAAGACAGGTTTATCATTTAG
- a CDS encoding PIN domain-containing protein yields the protein MIILDTSVWIEFLKKHEPYFTIIAPLLEKKEVLAVECVFGELLQGVRKEGEQNTILGYWRHLPKIEYHEIVIEAGIYSNKNKLIDKGVGLIDAIILLHGIKNQSKIWTLDGNFFKVIPKELIYAGKSADNSA from the coding sequence TTGATAATATTGGATACATCTGTTTGGATTGAATTTCTCAAAAAACATGAACCATATTTTACAATAATAGCACCGTTATTAGAGAAAAAGGAAGTATTAGCGGTCGAATGTGTCTTCGGAGAATTATTGCAGGGAGTAAGAAAAGAAGGAGAGCAAAATACCATTTTAGGATATTGGAGACATTTACCAAAAATTGAATATCACGAAATAGTAATAGAGGCAGGAATATATTCCAATAAAAACAAATTAATAGACAAAGGCGTTGGTTTAATAGACGCAATAATATTACTGCATGGAATAAAAAATCAATCAAAAATATGGACACTTGATGGTAATTTTTTTAAAGTAATACCGAAAGAATTAATATATGCTGGTAAAAGTGCGGACAACAGCGCATAA
- a CDS encoding DUF2191 domain-containing protein has product MKVTAIIEDALVNDVKEFTHSSTVTEAITIALRDWIDIYNIKELNKEISKKPIIIEHGNKIREANRRT; this is encoded by the coding sequence ATGAAAGTAACAGCAATTATTGAAGACGCATTGGTAAATGACGTAAAGGAATTTACCCACAGTTCAACCGTTACTGAAGCAATAACCATTGCTTTGCGGGATTGGATAGATATTTATAATATCAAAGAACTCAATAAAGAAATATCCAAAAAACCTATAATCATCGAACATGGGAACAAAATTCGAGAGGCAAACAGAAGAACATGA
- a CDS encoding serine/threonine protein kinase, whose amino-acid sequence MKTPVGVAEDLDGNLYVTNYGGSIIKVFPDGTTRPFSNDFGRPGVGIDISLQNEIFAVDNGDGCVRIISQDGSTNIVVDGISGCVALLIHGNTLYVGSWGTGAVYEYRIIL is encoded by the coding sequence ATGAAGACCCCTGTTGGAGTGGCTGAGGATTTAGACGGCAATCTGTATGTCACGAATTACGGCGGTAGCATTATCAAAGTATTTCCTGACGGAACGACTAGACCTTTTTCCAATGATTTTGGAAGGCCGGGGGTTGGTATTGACATTAGTTTGCAGAATGAAATTTTTGCCGTTGATAATGGGGATGGATGTGTGCGTATAATTTCACAAGATGGTTCAACAAATATTGTAGTTGACGGCATAAGTGGTTGTGTTGCGTTATTAATACATGGGAACACCTTATATGTAGGTAGTTGGGGAACCGGAGCCGTATATGAGTATAGAATAATATTATAA
- a CDS encoding carboxymuconolactone decarboxylase family protein, producing MENTRYQRGTDRLNEVDGNTGQNVIDSLETIAPDLGTYIIEFAFGDIYCREGLSLQERELITITSLLTAGGCEPQLAVHINGALNVGISPKKVIEAFIQCIPYTGFPKVLNAVNIAKKVFTERETKEGK from the coding sequence ATGGAAAATACACGCTATCAGAGAGGGACAGACAGGTTGAACGAGGTGGACGGCAATACGGGGCAAAATGTTATTGACTCATTGGAAACAATAGCACCGGATTTGGGTACATACATCATTGAATTTGCCTTTGGAGACATTTATTGCCGGGAAGGGCTTTCTTTGCAGGAAAGAGAGCTTATAACCATTACCAGTTTATTGACGGCGGGAGGTTGCGAACCGCAATTAGCGGTTCACATTAACGGAGCATTAAATGTTGGTATTTCTCCTAAAAAAGTGATTGAAGCTTTTATCCAATGCATACCCTATACCGGTTTCCCAAAAGTGCTTAATGCCGTAAATATTGCAAAGAAAGTATTTACTGAGAGAGAAACCAAGGAGGGTAAATAG
- a CDS encoding MerR family DNA-binding transcriptional regulator has translation MEYSIGEFSRLTSVGIHTLRYYEQENLILPNLSPMGNGVIPKMTLPGYNL, from the coding sequence ATGGAATATTCGATTGGGGAATTTTCACGGCTTACTAGTGTAGGCATACATACATTACGCTATTACGAACAGGAAAATTTGATTCTGCCTAACCTAAGTCCAATGGGCAACGGTGTTATTCCGAAAATGACCTTACCTGGATACAATTTATAA
- a CDS encoding cysteine hydrolase family protein has translation MSFALILVDIQNDYFPGGSNTLYKTEEAAKNASMALEIFRQKKLPIFHIQHISLQTGATFFLPNTIGNEINKTVKPNEDETVLVKHKPNSFFETGLHECISKTGIKKLIICGMMTHMCIDTTVRAAKDYSYETIVLSDACTTKDLIWDNKNIPAETVHNVYMAGLQGTFAKIIKTNELKKILE, from the coding sequence ATGAGCTTTGCATTGATTTTAGTTGATATTCAAAATGACTATTTCCCAGGTGGGAGTAATACATTATATAAAACGGAAGAAGCCGCAAAAAATGCAAGTATGGCACTTGAAATTTTTCGACAAAAGAAACTTCCTATATTTCATATTCAGCATATTAGTTTACAGACAGGAGCAACATTCTTTTTACCAAATACGATTGGAAATGAAATAAATAAAACTGTTAAACCCAATGAAGATGAAACAGTATTGGTTAAACATAAACCAAATAGTTTTTTTGAAACCGGTTTGCATGAATGTATTTCAAAAACTGGTATTAAGAAATTAATAATATGCGGAATGATGACTCATATGTGTATAGATACAACTGTTCGGGCTGCAAAAGACTATTCTTATGAAACGATAGTTTTAAGTGACGCATGTACAACAAAAGATTTAATATGGGATAATAAAAACATTCCGGCAGAAACTGTTCATAATGTATATATGGCTGGATTGCAAGGAACATTTGCAAAAATAATAAAAACAAATGAATTAAAAAAAATATTGGAATAA
- the hydF gene encoding [FeFe] hydrogenase H-cluster maturation GTPase HydF, translating into MGLNDTPSANRIHIGFFGRRNAGKSSLVNAVTNQDLVIVSDVKGTTTDPVSKAMELLPLGPVLIIDTPGIDDEGALGELRVRRAKQVLNKTDAAILVVDAVTGKAEADEELIALFRAKQVPFIIAYNKSDLLESLPADGVENADGENIIYVSAISKHNIEALKERIGAIAKTDEPKLQIVGDLIRPGDFVVLVVPIDKAAPKGRLILPQQQTIRDILEADAAAVVVKEFELKETLENIGKKPSLVITDSQVFAKVSADTPADIPLTSFSILFARYKGYLATAVRGVKTLDCIDDKSRILIAEGCTHHRQCDDIGTVKIPRWIKQYAGKEPEFVFTSGGEFPEDLSPYDLIIHCGACMLNDREVRYREANAADQGIPFTNYGTVIAHIQGILKRSVAVFPHILAELEDEL; encoded by the coding sequence ATGGGACTAAACGACACTCCTTCGGCAAACCGCATTCACATCGGCTTTTTTGGTCGGCGGAACGCGGGAAAATCCAGCCTGGTCAATGCGGTGACAAACCAGGACCTGGTCATCGTCTCGGATGTTAAGGGCACCACCACGGACCCTGTTTCCAAGGCTATGGAACTTCTCCCTTTGGGGCCGGTGCTGATCATCGACACCCCGGGGATCGATGACGAGGGCGCCCTGGGGGAACTCAGGGTCCGCCGGGCTAAGCAGGTCTTAAACAAGACTGACGCGGCGATCCTGGTGGTGGACGCCGTCACCGGCAAGGCCGAGGCGGACGAGGAACTTATCGCCCTGTTCCGGGCCAAGCAGGTCCCCTTCATCATAGCTTACAATAAAAGTGATTTGCTGGAGAGCCTTCCGGCGGATGGGGTGGAAAATGCGGATGGCGAAAACATTATTTATGTGAGCGCCATAAGCAAACACAACATAGAAGCGTTGAAGGAACGGATCGGCGCCATTGCCAAAACCGATGAGCCAAAACTGCAAATCGTGGGGGACCTGATCCGGCCCGGGGATTTTGTGGTCCTGGTGGTTCCCATTGACAAGGCTGCACCTAAGGGGCGCTTGATACTTCCCCAACAGCAGACTATCCGGGATATTCTGGAGGCGGATGCGGCGGCGGTGGTGGTAAAGGAATTTGAGCTTAAGGAAACCCTGGAAAATATAGGAAAGAAGCCAAGCCTGGTGATCACCGACAGCCAGGTCTTTGCCAAGGTTTCTGCGGACACCCCTGCTGATATTCCCCTCACTTCCTTTTCTATCCTCTTTGCCCGTTACAAAGGCTACCTCGCCACTGCGGTTCGGGGGGTAAAAACACTGGACTGTATCGATGATAAGAGCCGCATCCTCATCGCTGAAGGCTGTACCCACCATCGTCAGTGCGATGATATAGGCACAGTCAAAATTCCCCGATGGATCAAACAGTACGCCGGCAAGGAGCCTGAGTTTGTGTTTACTTCCGGAGGGGAGTTCCCTGAGGACCTTTCGCCCTACGACCTGATCATCCACTGCGGGGCCTGTATGCTCAATGATCGGGAAGTGCGCTACCGGGAAGCCAATGCGGCGGATCAGGGGATACCCTTTACCAACTACGGTACGGTGATCGCCCATATCCAGGGCATACTGAAACGGAGCGTGGCGGTGTTCCCCCACATCCTGGCGGAACTGGAAGACGAATTATGA
- a CDS encoding aspartate ammonia-lyase translates to MRKERDELGERELPDEALYGLQSLRAEENFSLGYRKTNLRLIRAMVTIKKAAALAYGKIAESDRQDLEGDKNGKAEKSRAIVEACDRVLAGEAEGEFIVDALQGGAGTSTNMNVNEVIANMALKILGKAPGAYGIVHPLDDVNRGQSTNDVYPTALRVAAIELLRELSDGCAKLQEALQKRENEFEDIKKLGRTELQDAVPITLGAEFGAYAQAIGRDRWRLYKVEERLRQVNLGGAAVGLSDKLTRRYRFEVIEKLRELTGMGLAAAEYPMDLTQNNDVFVEVSGLLKSLGVNLTKIANDLRLLSSGPHGGLGEIHLAPMQKGSTIMPGKVNPVISEMVIQVGIKVAANDFAITAAAARGELELNAFSPIIADAILESLSILNRAVFLFRTRCVETLSPDRERCAELLAASYAFAASYGGRLGYDRVSAIIAENRGDPEKIQKALDARETSLQVAEANPPDRAAEL, encoded by the coding sequence ATGAGAAAGGAACGGGACGAGCTGGGGGAACGGGAACTGCCTGACGAGGCTCTCTACGGCCTCCAGAGTCTGCGGGCGGAAGAAAACTTTTCTTTGGGCTACAGAAAAACTAACCTCAGGCTTATCCGCGCAATGGTAACGATTAAGAAAGCTGCGGCCCTGGCTTACGGGAAGATTGCCGAAAGTGACAGGCAGGATTTGGAAGGTGATAAAAACGGCAAGGCGGAAAAAAGCCGGGCCATTGTTGAGGCCTGCGACAGGGTTCTTGCGGGGGAGGCGGAGGGGGAGTTTATTGTGGACGCCCTTCAGGGCGGGGCGGGGACTTCTACCAACATGAACGTTAACGAGGTCATTGCCAACATGGCCCTGAAAATCCTGGGAAAGGCGCCGGGGGCCTACGGCATTGTTCACCCCCTGGACGATGTGAACCGGGGGCAGTCTACCAACGATGTGTACCCCACGGCCCTGCGCGTTGCTGCGATAGAACTGCTGCGGGAGCTGAGCGATGGATGCGCTAAATTGCAGGAGGCGCTTCAGAAACGGGAAAACGAATTTGAGGATATTAAAAAGCTGGGGCGTACGGAGCTTCAGGACGCGGTGCCCATTACCCTGGGGGCCGAATTCGGGGCTTATGCCCAGGCCATAGGCCGGGATCGGTGGCGGCTTTACAAGGTTGAAGAGAGGCTGCGGCAGGTAAACCTTGGAGGCGCCGCAGTGGGGCTTTCGGATAAGCTGACCAGGCGTTACCGCTTCGAGGTGATAGAAAAACTGCGGGAGCTTACCGGCATGGGGCTGGCAGCGGCGGAATACCCCATGGATTTGACGCAGAACAACGATGTGTTTGTGGAAGTTTCGGGGCTCCTCAAGAGCCTGGGGGTCAACCTTACCAAGATCGCCAACGATCTCAGGCTTTTAAGCTCCGGGCCCCATGGCGGCCTGGGGGAAATTCACCTTGCGCCCATGCAGAAGGGGAGTACCATCATGCCCGGCAAGGTGAACCCGGTGATTTCTGAGATGGTCATCCAGGTCGGGATAAAGGTCGCAGCCAACGATTTTGCCATCACCGCTGCAGCCGCCCGGGGGGAGTTGGAACTCAACGCCTTTTCCCCGATCATTGCGGATGCGATCCTGGAAAGCCTCTCCATCCTGAATCGGGCGGTGTTCCTCTTTCGTACCCGGTGCGTAGAAACACTGAGCCCCGACCGGGAACGCTGCGCTGAACTACTGGCCGCTTCTTATGCCTTTGCGGCTTCCTATGGGGGGCGGCTCGGGTATGACCGGGTGAGCGCCATTATTGCGGAAAACAGGGGAGACCCGGAGAAGATACAAAAAGCCCTGGATGCGCGGGAAACTTCGTTGCAAGTAGCGGAAGCGAATCCCCCGGACAGAGCAGCAGAACTTTAA
- the mgtE gene encoding magnesium transporter — MTKEELLELLHGNSNRIAKLHSMFTQMNAVDIAEIFVDTDRDTVIQIFRLLPKSMAADVFSYIDPDEQQIIIEALTDREVSDIMNKLFVDDAVDMIEEMPAAVVNRLLQIVPDEKRKQINQILQYPDDSAGSIMTTEYVELRESASIIEAFEHIRTIGINKETIYTSYVIKPNRLLVGIVSAKGLMLAEPRDTIGHIMKTNFVFVHTTDDREIVAGLFKKYNLLSMPVVDREQHLVGIITVDDVMQVIEEENTEDFEKMAALNPSEEPYLKTSVLALTRNRILWLLFLMLSATITGGVIANFEEALAVLPMLVAFIPMLMDTGGNAGSQTSTLIIRGMALGEISFRDLALVWWKELRVGLLCGLGLGLINYLRIYLMNGKNGILSITVSLSLLITVVMAKTIGCILPMAAKKLKVDPAIMAAPIITTIVDGASLVVYLSIAKALFRI, encoded by the coding sequence ATGACCAAAGAAGAACTTCTGGAACTCCTTCATGGGAATTCAAACCGGATCGCAAAACTTCATTCCATGTTCACCCAGATGAATGCGGTGGATATTGCCGAAATTTTTGTGGACACAGACCGGGACACGGTAATACAGATTTTCAGGCTCCTGCCGAAAAGTATGGCCGCCGATGTGTTTTCATACATCGATCCCGACGAACAGCAGATCATTATTGAAGCCCTCACGGATCGTGAGGTCAGCGATATTATGAATAAGCTGTTTGTCGATGATGCGGTGGATATGATCGAAGAAATGCCCGCCGCTGTGGTGAACCGTTTGCTGCAGATAGTCCCGGATGAAAAACGGAAACAGATAAACCAGATACTCCAATATCCCGATGATTCCGCCGGCAGTATTATGACTACCGAATATGTAGAACTCCGGGAGAGCGCTTCGATTATAGAAGCTTTTGAGCATATCAGAACCATCGGTATAAACAAGGAAACTATCTATACCAGTTATGTGATAAAGCCGAACCGCCTGCTGGTGGGCATTGTTTCTGCAAAGGGTCTCATGCTTGCGGAACCCCGGGATACTATCGGCCATATTATGAAAACTAATTTTGTCTTTGTCCACACCACGGATGACCGGGAAATAGTAGCGGGGCTGTTCAAGAAATACAATCTGCTTTCCATGCCTGTGGTGGACAGGGAACAGCATCTGGTGGGTATTATTACTGTTGACGATGTGATGCAGGTTATCGAAGAAGAAAATACCGAGGACTTTGAAAAGATGGCCGCCCTTAACCCCTCGGAGGAACCGTACCTTAAAACTAGTGTCCTTGCCCTTACCAGGAACCGTATTCTTTGGCTCCTGTTCCTCATGCTTTCCGCCACCATCACCGGGGGTGTTATTGCGAATTTTGAGGAAGCCCTGGCTGTATTGCCCATGCTGGTGGCTTTTATCCCCATGCTCATGGACACCGGGGGTAACGCGGGATCCCAAACTTCCACTCTGATAATCCGCGGTATGGCTCTGGGGGAAATCAGTTTCCGGGATTTAGCGCTGGTGTGGTGGAAGGAACTGCGGGTGGGCCTTCTTTGTGGGCTGGGGCTGGGGCTGATAAATTATCTGCGTATTTACTTGATGAACGGGAAAAACGGGATCCTTTCAATCACCGTGAGTTTGAGCTTGCTGATTACCGTGGTGATGGCGAAAACCATAGGCTGCATACTTCCCATGGCGGCGAAAAAATTGAAGGTTGACCCGGCTATCATGGCCGCCCCGATTATTACCACTATTGTTGACGGGGCTTCCCTGGTGGTGTATTTGTCCATTGCCAAGGCGCTTTTCAGGATTTGA
- a CDS encoding TM1266 family iron-only hydrogenase system putative regulator — translation MRRIAVIGAILEKPGVSQKAFNDTISSFKGIVKGRMGIPVAEEDLAVISITLQGDLDEINALTGKLGNLPGVTVRTAVSSDLKAGGA, via the coding sequence ATGAGGCGGATAGCGGTTATCGGGGCGATTCTGGAAAAACCCGGAGTCAGCCAAAAGGCCTTTAACGACACAATCTCGTCGTTCAAGGGAATCGTTAAGGGGCGTATGGGCATTCCCGTTGCGGAGGAGGATTTGGCGGTTATTTCTATCACCCTTCAGGGGGATCTGGATGAGATAAACGCCCTCACAGGAAAACTGGGGAACCTTCCCGGGGTAACCGTAAGAACTGCGGTATCCAGCGATCTTAAAGCCGGTGGGGCATAA
- the hydG gene encoding [FeFe] hydrogenase H-cluster radical SAM maturase HydG — translation MVTELMDTVEAVKVQDSESGVFIDQSYIEGLLEKAKYTDDRVIQGILDKAERFEGLNHIEIASLLTTKNPAHIAQIFSIAGMIKRHIYGNRIVLFAPLYVSDYCVNRCGYCSYNCGHEFNRKKLTMDEVREEVKLLEQMGHKRIALEAGEHDQECPIDYILECMHTIYDMKFENGEIRRINVNIAATTVENYKKLNDVGIGTYILFQETYHQPTYDKVHHSGPKKDYAYHLTAFDRAHLGGIDDVGGGVLFGLADPYFEVLGLMIHNEHLEEKFNVGFHTISVPRICPAAGAETADFPHLVDDATFERIVAIIRLAVPFTGMILSTRENHAMRGKLLQLGISQISAGSSTEVGGYAKRERQEQSNPQFFVNDERTALEIITELMDDGYIPSFCTACYRSGRTGDRFMSLAKSGQIKNVCLPNALMTLSEFSSDYGDEPFKKKAAAAIARELPGIANEKIRLKATANLERISQGKRDFYF, via the coding sequence ATGGTTACTGAGCTTATGGATACTGTGGAAGCAGTAAAAGTGCAGGATTCAGAGTCTGGGGTCTTTATAGACCAGTCTTATATTGAAGGGCTTTTAGAGAAGGCAAAATATACCGATGACAGGGTCATCCAGGGTATTTTGGACAAGGCAGAGCGGTTTGAAGGGCTTAATCACATTGAAATAGCTTCCCTGCTTACCACAAAAAATCCCGCCCATATTGCGCAGATATTTTCCATCGCCGGGATGATCAAGCGGCATATCTACGGCAACCGCATTGTGTTGTTTGCCCCTCTCTACGTGAGCGATTACTGTGTGAACCGCTGTGGCTATTGCAGTTATAACTGCGGCCATGAATTTAACAGGAAGAAACTTACCATGGACGAAGTCCGGGAGGAAGTAAAGCTCCTGGAGCAGATGGGCCACAAGCGGATCGCCCTGGAAGCCGGGGAACACGATCAGGAATGTCCCATCGACTATATCCTGGAATGTATGCACACTATTTATGATATGAAATTTGAAAATGGTGAAATTAGGCGGATCAACGTTAATATCGCTGCTACAACCGTGGAAAACTACAAAAAACTCAATGATGTCGGCATAGGCACCTACATCCTCTTTCAGGAAACCTACCATCAGCCTACCTACGATAAGGTCCACCATTCGGGGCCAAAGAAGGACTACGCCTACCATCTTACTGCCTTTGACCGGGCCCACCTGGGAGGCATTGACGATGTGGGGGGCGGGGTTCTCTTTGGCCTGGCTGACCCGTACTTTGAAGTGTTGGGTCTGATGATCCACAACGAGCATCTGGAAGAAAAATTCAATGTGGGGTTCCACACTATTTCTGTGCCCCGGATCTGCCCCGCAGCGGGGGCAGAAACTGCGGACTTCCCCCACCTGGTGGATGACGCCACTTTTGAGCGGATCGTGGCTATCATACGCCTGGCGGTTCCCTTTACAGGGATGATCCTCTCTACCCGGGAAAATCACGCCATGCGGGGCAAGCTCCTGCAGCTGGGGATTTCCCAGATCAGCGCCGGGTCCAGCACCGAAGTGGGGGGCTATGCCAAGCGGGAACGGCAAGAGCAGTCCAATCCGCAGTTTTTTGTGAACGACGAGCGGACTGCTCTGGAGATTATCACCGAGCTTATGGATGACGGCTATATCCCCAGTTTTTGTACCGCCTGTTACCGCAGCGGCCGAACCGGGGATCGCTTTATGAGCCTTGCCAAATCCGGGCAGATCAAGAATGTCTGCCTCCCCAATGCCCTGATGACCCTCTCTGAGTTTTCTTCGGATTACGGAGACGAGCCTTTTAAAAAGAAGGCTGCTGCTGCCATTGCCCGGGAACTGCCGGGGATCGCCAACGAAAAGATCCGCCTTAAAGCGACGGCGAATCTGGAAAGAATCAGTCAGGGCAAACGGGATTTTTATTTTTAA
- the hydE gene encoding [FeFe] hydrogenase H-cluster radical SAM maturase HydE, producing MNMVDLSGDAEILHYITTDDPAEAESLYAAAREVREEHYGQDVYFRGLIEFTNYCKNDCYYCGIRRSNSNAERYHLSMEQILYCCQMGDMLGYRSFVLQGGEDPWFTDDRITEMVEAIRREYPEHAITLSIGERKRESYERFFQAGANRYLLRHETANDEHYGKLHPAVMSLAERKDCLFALRDIGYQVGAGFMVGTPYQTPECLLEDLRFLEKLDPHMVGIGPFIPQAATPFGACPGGTLEQTLRMLALTRLLLPKTLLPATTALGTIDPRGRELGLMAGANVVMPNLSPKAVRKLYALYDNKICTGDEAAECRFCMEGRIRDYGFVPDMGRGDSRVEIGVPASV from the coding sequence ATGAACATGGTTGATTTATCCGGTGACGCAGAAATATTGCACTATATCACCACCGATGATCCCGCCGAAGCGGAGTCCCTCTATGCTGCTGCCCGTGAAGTCCGGGAAGAACACTACGGACAGGATGTGTATTTCCGGGGTCTCATCGAATTTACCAACTATTGCAAAAACGACTGTTACTACTGCGGCATACGCCGGAGTAACAGCAATGCTGAGCGGTACCACCTTTCCATGGAACAGATACTCTACTGCTGTCAAATGGGGGATATGCTGGGCTACCGGAGTTTCGTGCTCCAGGGCGGAGAGGACCCCTGGTTTACCGACGACCGGATCACAGAAATGGTGGAAGCCATACGTCGGGAATACCCGGAGCACGCAATAACCCTGTCCATAGGTGAACGGAAGCGTGAAAGTTATGAACGGTTTTTTCAGGCCGGGGCGAACCGCTACCTGCTCCGCCACGAGACCGCCAATGACGAACATTACGGGAAACTCCACCCTGCAGTCATGAGCCTGGCGGAACGGAAGGACTGCCTCTTTGCCCTGCGGGATATCGGCTACCAGGTGGGCGCAGGGTTTATGGTGGGAACCCCTTACCAGACCCCCGAATGCCTCCTGGAGGACCTCCGCTTCCTTGAAAAACTGGACCCCCACATGGTAGGCATAGGCCCCTTCATCCCCCAGGCCGCTACCCCCTTCGGCGCCTGCCCCGGCGGAACACTGGAACAAACCCTGAGGATGCTGGCCCTGACCCGGCTCCTGCTCCCCAAAACCCTGCTTCCCGCCACCACTGCCCTGGGGACCATAGACCCCCGGGGCCGGGAACTGGGCCTTATGGCCGGGGCCAACGTGGTGATGCCTAACCTTTCACCCAAGGCTGTCCGCAAACTCTACGCCCTCTACGACAACAAGATCTGTACCGGCGACGAAGCCGCCGAATGCCGGTTCTGTATGGAAGGCAGGATCCGGGATTACGGCTTTGTCCCCGACATGGGCCGGGGGGATTCACGGGTGGAGATTGGGGTGCCCGCTTCTGTGTAA